The Cellulomonas sp. S1-8 genome has a window encoding:
- a CDS encoding DUF3046 domain-containing protein, with product MRYRELTHLVDDVLGPVQGRLMLTELVLGELGDRTGAAALADGAEPRDVWHALCDALGVPEAARWGSDPHRQAPPRHAGR from the coding sequence GTGAGGTATCGCGAGCTGACGCACCTGGTGGACGACGTGCTGGGCCCCGTCCAGGGCCGGCTGATGCTCACCGAGCTCGTGCTCGGCGAGCTGGGGGACCGCACGGGCGCGGCGGCGCTCGCGGACGGCGCCGAGCCGCGTGACGTCTGGCACGCCCTGTGCGACGCCCTCGGTGTCCCCGAGGCCGCGCGCTGGGGCAGCGACCCGCACCGCCAGGCCCCGCCGCGGCACGCAGGACGCTGA
- a CDS encoding alkaline phosphatase family protein yields the protein MTDALLSLVVTALGLGVAVAVVDGVSASAWGVLLAALAVAVGDLLLRLPLRILAGAAGAAGALLAGLAAQVLVAWAALSVAPGVTVTSGWAVLWVLLLTSVVMAAGRRLWGSSDNSYVVADVVRRARRHARAAGASGTGQRPPGLLVVQLDGVSAPVLVQAVDAGLVPTMQRWVESGTHVLDAWWATVPCTTPAAHAGLLHGAADQIPAFRWWDRDLGRLVVTNHPSDAALVEERLSDGAGLLSGGGTAVATMFSGDAASAYVVMSRGRRHGLGPGPGYARFFARPFVLARAVTVTVGEGVKELYQARRQAVYDVRPRVARGGWYVILRAVTNVLLRDLATSLVADALVRGDPTVFVDLVDYDEVAHHAGPTRPESLRSLEGLDQVLRVLDEVARVAPRDYDVVVLSDHGQTLGATFEQVEGRSLLDTVRALMAEPGLRGVESADGEEWGPLNTLLSSVLGRPGDPVVLGPDAAADRRRRRTRRADGQPGGGERGRAADAREPEQPVPDVVVVGSGNLGLVWFPDAPDRLLLEDLQERWPGLVPGLAARPAVGVVVVDTQARGLVAVGAGGLRLLEADGDVVEGDDPLAPYPSRARADLVRAARLPHTGDLLLVSSVGPRGQVHAFEGQVGSHGGLGGDQNLAFLLHPADLVVDDARCEDVDGRRVLVGPDAVHAQLVAWLVERGVRAAAVADVRPREDA from the coding sequence GTGACCGACGCGCTGCTCTCGCTCGTGGTGACCGCCCTCGGCCTGGGCGTCGCCGTCGCGGTCGTCGACGGCGTCTCCGCGAGCGCGTGGGGTGTGCTGCTGGCGGCGCTCGCCGTCGCCGTCGGCGACCTGCTCCTGCGGCTGCCGCTGCGGATCCTGGCCGGCGCCGCGGGGGCGGCCGGAGCGCTCCTGGCCGGGCTGGCCGCGCAGGTGCTCGTCGCGTGGGCCGCGCTGAGCGTGGCCCCGGGCGTGACGGTGACGTCCGGCTGGGCGGTGCTGTGGGTGCTGCTGCTCACGTCCGTGGTCATGGCCGCCGGACGCCGGTTGTGGGGCTCGAGCGACAACTCCTACGTCGTGGCCGACGTCGTGCGCCGCGCGCGGCGTCACGCCCGCGCCGCGGGTGCGTCGGGCACGGGACAGCGACCCCCCGGGCTGCTCGTCGTGCAGCTCGACGGCGTCAGCGCGCCCGTGCTGGTCCAGGCGGTCGACGCAGGGCTCGTCCCGACGATGCAGCGGTGGGTCGAGTCCGGGACGCACGTGCTCGACGCGTGGTGGGCGACGGTGCCCTGCACGACGCCCGCCGCGCACGCCGGCCTGCTGCACGGCGCGGCGGACCAGATCCCCGCGTTCCGCTGGTGGGACCGCGACCTGGGCCGTCTCGTCGTGACGAACCACCCGTCCGACGCGGCGCTGGTCGAGGAGCGCCTGAGCGACGGTGCGGGCCTGCTGTCCGGCGGGGGCACGGCGGTCGCGACGATGTTCTCCGGCGACGCCGCGTCGGCGTACGTCGTCATGAGCCGCGGACGCCGGCACGGGCTGGGTCCCGGCCCCGGCTACGCACGCTTCTTCGCGCGGCCGTTCGTGCTCGCGCGCGCCGTGACCGTCACCGTCGGCGAGGGGGTCAAGGAGCTGTACCAGGCCCGGCGCCAGGCGGTGTACGACGTGCGGCCGCGGGTGGCGCGCGGGGGCTGGTACGTGATCCTGCGGGCCGTGACCAACGTGCTCCTGCGCGACCTGGCGACGTCGCTCGTCGCGGACGCGCTCGTGCGCGGGGACCCGACCGTGTTCGTCGACCTCGTCGACTACGACGAGGTCGCGCACCACGCGGGGCCGACGCGGCCCGAGTCCCTGCGCTCGCTCGAGGGCCTCGACCAGGTGCTGCGCGTCCTGGACGAGGTCGCGCGGGTCGCCCCCCGCGACTACGACGTCGTGGTGCTGTCGGACCACGGGCAGACCCTCGGTGCGACCTTCGAGCAGGTCGAGGGCAGGTCCCTGCTGGACACGGTGCGCGCGCTCATGGCGGAGCCGGGGCTGCGCGGCGTCGAGAGTGCCGACGGCGAGGAGTGGGGTCCGCTCAACACGCTGCTCAGCAGCGTCCTGGGCCGCCCCGGGGACCCGGTCGTGCTGGGGCCGGACGCCGCCGCGGACCGGCGCCGGCGGCGCACGCGCCGGGCGGACGGCCAGCCGGGCGGCGGCGAGCGCGGGCGTGCCGCGGACGCCCGTGAGCCCGAGCAGCCCGTGCCCGACGTCGTCGTGGTGGGATCGGGCAACCTCGGGCTCGTGTGGTTCCCGGACGCTCCCGACCGGCTCCTCCTGGAGGACCTGCAGGAGCGCTGGCCGGGCCTGGTCCCGGGACTGGCCGCGCGGCCCGCCGTGGGGGTCGTGGTGGTCGACACGCAGGCCCGTGGCCTCGTCGCCGTCGGTGCCGGGGGGCTGCGCCTGCTGGAGGCCGACGGCGACGTCGTCGAGGGCGACGACCCGCTCGCGCCCTACCCGTCGCGGGCGCGTGCCGACCTCGTGCGCGCGGCCCGGCTGCCGCACACCGGCGACCTGCTGCTCGTGTCCTCCGTCGGGCCGCGGGGCCAGGTGCACGCGTTCGAGGGGCAGGTCGGCTCGCACGGGGGCCTCGGCGGCGACCAGAACCTCGCGTTCCTGCTGCACCCGGCCGACCTCGTGGTCGACGACGCGCGCTGCGAGGACGTCGACGGGCGACGCGTGCTCGTCGGGCCGGACGCCGTGCACGCCCAGCTCGTCGCGTGGCTCGTCGAGCGCGGGGTGCGTGCGGCAGCCGTCGCCGACGTGCGCCCGCGGGAGGACGCGTGA